A genomic region of Balaenoptera acutorostrata chromosome 4, mBalAcu1.1, whole genome shotgun sequence contains the following coding sequences:
- the LOC103012127 gene encoding N-alpha-acetyltransferase 38, NatC auxiliary subunit-like, producing MAAAGPTMLLREDNGCCSRRQSSSSTGDSDGERADSPAMRARQQLEALLNKTMRIRMTDGRTLVGCFLCTNRDCNVFLRSAQEFLKPSDSFSAREPRVLGLAMVPGHHIHIVSIEVQRESLAGPPYV from the coding sequence ATGGCCGCAGCTGGACCAACCATGCTGCTACGAGAGGACAATGGCTGTTGCAGCCGGCGTCAAAGCAGCTCCAGCACAGGGGACTCAGATGGGGAGCGCGCGGACTCGCCGGCTATGCGCGCTAGGCAGCAGCTGGAGGCGCTGCTCAACAAGACTATGCGCATTCGCATGACAGATGGGCGGACACTGGTCGGTTGCTTCCTCTGCACCAACCGCGACTGCAATGTTTTCCTGCGCTCGGCGCAGGAGTTCCTCAAGCCGTCGGATTCCTTCTCTGCCAGGGAACCCCGTGTGCTGGGCCTGGCCATGGTACCTGGACACCACATCCACATCGTTTCTATCGAGGTGCAGAGGGAGAGCCTGGCGGGGCCTCCCTACGTCTGA